Genomic window (Pongo abelii isolate AG06213 chromosome Y, NHGRI_mPonAbe1-v2.0_pri, whole genome shotgun sequence):
GTACTGACTGATTCGTACCAGGGCAGCATGAGCTTTAAGTCCTACTGCCACTGGGAATCTGATTGCAGCAAAGTTCAGGGGGGTTGTCCACAGCCCAGACATCTGGTATCTTGAAAAGCATTCCCTACGTATTTTGAAAAGCATTCCCTACGTATCTGGCTCCAGCAGCCTCCTGGTACACTGTTCATAGAGCCGCCATTACTCAGTTCCTAAGACAGTTGGGTCAATACCATTGCCTTTGGCTTCCCTGTATCAAGGGTCATATTTCCTTTAGGTGTAAAGAAAATTTGTGCCTGCAGTTTCTGGAGTAAGTCTTTCCCCAACAAGGGCACTGGACAATTTGGCATATATTGAAACTCATGCTGCACTTCTTGTCCCCCAATAACACATCTGGATTTTCAGATAGGTCTCTTTTATTTGGTCCCAGTATCCCCTATGATAGTAGCACAGTTCTTGTGGGGGGCACTAATTGGGTGAGTTACCACAGAGAAGTCAGCACAAGTATTGACCAAAAAATCCATTAAGTGGCCCCCTACTTCCATAGAGACCATAGGGTCCCTGGGACCTAAAATGATTGAACCCAGTCTGTCTCAATCCTCAAAAGGGCCCCGCTAAGCTGACCAGATCAGGATCTGCATTTGAAACATCATGACAAGCAACCAAATGCCACACTCGGGTGTTCGACTATTGACCATCATCTCCATCCTTTTTGTTTTCAGGGCACTCGTCTTTCCAATGGCCCATTTGCCTGCACCTTGCACACTGGTTCCTGTCCAACTGAGACTGGCTTTTCTCTTCCAGTCTTGTCTGCCCTCTTCTTCGGCCTCTGCCTTGGCCATGCCCTTTAGCAAATCCATGGTTACTTTCTGCTAGTGCAGCAGCTATAAATTGAGCCATCTCTTTGTTCccatttttgatttttctttctttctttgcttgggCTGCCTGAGCCACTAATGCCTTGTAATATCCCTCTAGGCAGGGCTGTAGACACTTGGGGTGAGTTTCTGCCACATTGAGCCAATAGTCTATATAGGGAAACTGATCTGGGTATCTTGGTTGTTCTCAAACTTGTGACTAACTTAAGCAAAATACCATTTAATTCCCTGTCTATTTTACCTTCAGAGGGCCACGCCACATTGAAAGCAGGACAATCTATTCCACAGTATGGCCTTAATTTTTCAGCATAGAGTTTCATCCCATAATCACCtctaaatcctttttaaaaattgtttatcacACATTCCAAAGGAGTTGGTTTCTATGCTTTGCCTCCTATTTCCTCCCCCGTGGTGCACTTTCACTCTGACTTTCACTCTTGAATCCACAAGGCAGTGTCCTATTACAGGAGTTTTGGAAGCTGCTTAGCCAGGAATGTGCCTCAGAGCACACAGCCCACACTAAGTCATGTGTGCCTCCCCACATTACTCCTTGTGATGACCTCTCCCAAGACCATCTTTTTCACACACTTTCACATACCTCCCCTGCCCAAGGACTCCTCACTGGGGTAGGTTCACACATACCCTCACACCCCCAGTCTCTGTCTCCAGATCAGTGAACcactctcactatgttgctgggGACATGAGGTACATCCAAATTGGCAGGCCACTCCTGCCACCCCTGGCTGCTCTGGGTTGGATTAGAGGTTGGTCCCCAGGAGGTGATTATGCTCTCCTTCATTCTTATGGGATGGACTTTCTTGCCTTGGCACCTTGCTCCTTACCAcggtctcctgaagtgctggtaACACCCTGCAGCCCTGTCCCTGGTTCCATTGCACCACCAGGCAGATGACCAAGATGCAGGGAGAGATGGTCTCAAGCCAGGATAAGCTCCCTTATGGTGCACCTTGGATTCTGGGTCTTCCCCTGCCCCTGGGCTCTAGTCCTGCGGGCAAAAGATACAGTAAATCTGTCATCTCCAATCACAGATGAGCCCCTGGAAATGTAGCGGGATTGAATAAGGAATCAGACAGATGGATGGCATTGAAGaggatatttattttttggttgcaCCACCCCAGTAGGACTAACATCTAAAGGAATGATCCCTGAACAAAGAGTTAAGTtacattttaagcattttgtggggCAGGAGGAGATCTGTGCAAGGGAAAGCATATTAcagaagcaagcaagaaagagttATTTAGCTAATTGAGACATGAATtacatttcttacttttcaagaAAAAACAAGTTTCACAACTTGAATTTATCTGTCTGGTGACTTTGTAGCTccacagctagagaaacagggtTTTCACTATGCCTTGAAAAGGAGGAGAGATAAAGTTCACTacccacagaaaaacaggcagttaatttttaaagaactacagctttttctctttctctttctcagggggAGTTGGGTTTTCTTACATATAACTGAGTTTCTGCTtaaacttttttacttttttaaaaactcctacTCCAGTCTCACTGATATTCCCATGTTGTTCTGTTATCTTTCATCTgtcatttcttaataaaaatattataaaatattttcttgtttggtCATACTTAAAATTACAGGTTAAAGTTTCTGTCTCAGAAGTCTAGGACACTTTCAGTTAGTGTTTTTACTTCACATTAGCCATACTTCTGtgggattttttgtgttttcatttagaacactatatttaaaatattataatatgctAACTCTGATAGTAAGTTATTCTTCATTTCTCCAAGGTGATCTCTTCATTATTTAAGGTTTAACTTGAATTCTATCAGTGTTTTGAtagaatgtaatataaaaatgatcAGTTTTTAAAACTGGGACTGTATTAACACTCTCCTTTGATATGTAGAGAGATAGTTTAAAATTCTGCATTAGCCTTCACTTTCTTCTTACATTTCTTAATTAATGCTTAGAGTTTtgcacatttttgaaaatatcttctgttacagttatgtatttttttaaatacttcattttatttaaatgctgTTAAATGTCaagatttttttgaaataaagatctctttatcttttgctttattttataggTTATCTGTTTTGTAAGTCAACTGTATCCTTTGCTCCAGGACTTAAATGTTTGTTACATGTTCTTAACCTTTTTAATCATGAATAAGTTCTGCATTAGACAAAATAGAGATAAGTGTGTTTCATCAATAATCTATGTAACACCTAAAGGTGGAACAAACACTAGAAATTAGCACACTAGTTATTCTTCATGCCTTCCTATATTAGAAATCCCGGCCTCACtttgggaatgtggaatttaactttTGAAACATCATCTGTGCCAGGATAGTTGAATGGGAAGACCAAAAAAAGTTTCCTAGCGATTTCAACTTGTCTTTCTTGATTAAGTGTTTTCTTGGTTGACATAAAAAATTATTGCTTTCCAGGGTCTAGACAATTTTTAATTCCTTGTTATTTATGAAGCACTAATTGTATTTTAacatgagtttatttttattcagaagaTTTATAACTTTATCTGTTaataatgttaagtaaaataagttaaTCTACTATTTAGGATTCCTAAATGTTATGCAGTTATGTTATAGTGtgggttttgctttattttctttagtttttgctTTGCTCTTGAATGAGGTTATCAATTCTGTATAGTATAGGCAGGATTCAATATTACCAAGTACGTTTTGATTgtacataaaaaattataaaataattttcttacaaGGTGACTGTCAACATCTAAATGAAAGAATAAGATAATTAGACTGTAATTATTCAGGaggatgaaaaaatataaagaatcctGGCATAAGCTTGCTTACCTTGGTAGAAAACGTGGCAAGATCAccatggctgcagcagagtgACAAAGGGGAACTGGGACTAtgtgaggaaaggaaaaagagatcaAATTGTAccgtgtctatgtagaaaaggaagacataagaaactccattttgacccGTACAAGGAAAAATTTTTCTGCTTTGAGAtactgttaatctgtaactttagcccaaaccctgtgctcacagaaacatgtgctgtataGAACCAAAGTTgaatggatttagggctgtgccGGATGTGCCTTGTGAACAATATGTTTGCAGGCACTATGCCTGGTAAAAATCATTGCCATTCTCCAGGTATATTAACCAGGGacacaatgcactgcagaaagctgaAGGGACCTCTGCCAAGAAATCTGAGGTACTGTCCAAGGTTTCACCCTCAAGACAGCCTGATACATGGTCTCATGGGAAAGGAAAGACCGTAcatcccccagcccaacacccatgaagggtctgtgctgaggaggagtagtgaaagagggaggcctctttgcagttgataTAAAAGGAAGATTTCTGTCTCTTGCTCAGCCCTGTGAATGGAATGTCTAGGTGTAAAGCAAACCATTCGTTCtcttctgagataggagaaaactgccctGTGGCTGGAAGTGAGATATgatggcagcaatactgctctgttactctttgcTACACTGAGGTGTTTATGTAAAGTGAAACATAAATCTAGCCTATGTGCACATCCAGACACAGTACCTTTCCTTCAACTTATTCATgatacagattcctttgctcacaggTTTCCCTGCTGACCTCTCCACCATCTGCCTGTTGCCCTGCCCCACTCCCCTCACCAAGATACTAAAAATAGTGATCAAtgaatactgagggaactcagagaccagcaCCATTGTGGGTCCTCGCATGTTGAGCACTGGTCTTCTGGGCCCACTGttatttctctatactttgtctctgtgtcttatttcttttctcagtctctcatctccACCTGATGAAGAATATCCACAGGTGTGGAGTGGTACCCCTTCATCTGGCACCAAACGTGGGTTCCTTTCTCTAAGGTGAAGATATGATAGATCGTGATCATTGGAGACAAGTTGATGAGAGATTCCTCTGTACATCCATGGTCAGCCTTGCGGTAAGCTCGTGTGCTCTGAGGAACCCAAGGTAACAATGAGACAAACTGAAAGTAAATATGCCTCTTATCTCAGctttactaaatttttttaagaagaggGAAAGTTAGAGCCTTTACAGAAAATCTAATTATGCTATTTGAAACAATAGAACAATTCTACCCATGGTTTCCAAAACAAGGAGGTTTATATCTAAAAGATTGGGATAAAACTggcaaagaattaaaacaagcaaATAGGGAATGTAAAATCATCCCACTTACAGTATGGAATGATTGGGGCATTATTAATGCAGCTTGAGAACTGTTTCAAACAGGAGAAGATAGCATTTCAGTTTCTGAGGTCTCTGAAAGCTGTTTAATGGATTGTGAAGAAGAGGCAGGGACAGAAttcaagaaaggaatggaaagttcacaTTGTAAATATGTGTCAGAGTCTGTAATGGCTCAGTCAATACAAAATATTGACTACAATCAATTACAGGAGGTAGCAGATCCTGAATCATCAAAATTGGGGGGAAAGGTCCAGAGTTATTGGGGTCATCAGAGCCTAAGCCAGGATGGCCAACTTCTCCTCCCACTGTTCCAATACCTGTAACATTACATTCTCAAATGCATGTTAAACAAGTACAAGCCCTGAGAGAATATCAAATAGAAAAGGATGGAGTCTCTATCTTGGCAATGCCAATCCAGATACAATATCCACAATATCAGccagtagaaaaaaacaaacaaacaaaccggTGGTAGCTTATCAAGAGTGGCCTCCAGCTGACCCTCAGTATCAGCTGCCTCCAGAGGTTGGCCACAGTGCTCAAGTGGTGTGTCCCATGCCCAATAGCATGGCATCATACCAGAAACCCACAGCGATGGTGTGTAATCCGTCAGCACCACAGGGCATGGCGCTGTATCCTCAACCACCCACTATGAGACTTAATCCAGGAGCACCACTTAGGGGACAAAGTAGCACACAGCACGTGGTCACTGATGAAGCTATAAAACAGGGAGATCTTGAAGCATGGCAGTTCTGGGTAATTTTACAACCAGTACCGGCTGGGGAAGGGGCTTCAGCAGGAGCACCTGTGGTGGCTATTGCTAGATATGAAActttcatcacaaaaatgttaaagGACATGAAGGAAGGAGTTAAACTATATGGAACAAACTTCCCTTACATGAGAAACAAAATGGGGATATCAGAAGAGAAGTTGCCATCCACCAAGAAAGCGAAGCTGCCGACTTGGGCACAGTTAAAGAAGCTGACACAGTTAGCTGACAAAAGCCTAGATAACACAAAGGTGACACGAACTACAGAGAATATGCTGCTTGCAGCTTTGACGATTGTATCAACACTGGTAAGTCTCCCTATGTCTGCAGGAGCAGGTGCAATTAATTATACTTACTGGGACTATGTGCCTTTCCCACCCTTAATTCGGGTAGTTCCATGGGTGGATAATCCTATTGAAGTATATGTTAATAATAGTGCATGGAAAACAGATGATCATTGCCCTGCCCAACCAGAGGAAGAAGGAATGATGATGAATATTTCTGTTGGGTATCGTTATCCTCCTATTTGCCTAGGGAGTGCACC
Coding sequences:
- the LOC134760947 gene encoding endogenous retrovirus group K member 19 Env polyprotein-like: MASYQKPTAMVCNPSAPQGMALYPQPPTMRLNPGAPLRGQSSTQHVVTDEAIKQGDLEAWQFWVILQPVPAGEGASAGAPVVAIARYETFITKMLKDMKEGVKLYGTNFPYMRNKMGISEEKLPSTKKAKLPTWAQLKKLTQLADKSLDNTKVTRTTENMLLAALTIVSTLVSLPMSAGAGAINYTYWDYVPFPPLIRVVPWVDNPIEVYVNNSAWKTDDHCPAQPEEEGMMMNISVGYRYPPICLGSAPGCLMPATQNWLVEVPTVSATSRFTYHMVSGMSLRPQVNYLQDPSYQRSLKARPKGKTCPKEIPKGSEGKEVLVWVECVAVSVVILQNNEFGTIIDWAP